A single Cannabis sativa cultivar Pink pepper isolate KNU-18-1 chromosome 7, ASM2916894v1, whole genome shotgun sequence DNA region contains:
- the LOC115697892 gene encoding uncharacterized protein LOC115697892 isoform X2: MLEMDVVCPAQSQLQSIGDNVKQVYSKLMEESDDNNDEVNPSPPHEAASSQSQLHLTGTCAQQDCSEDHKDEAQPSPQGKVTENHREISPQLPPSLPPPTPALALETKTPNDDSEISTPSFDWNSINKSEKNTKDRSDSSAYLQARNILFKEFEDMDRAESRLETHQSIVDNVELHESWVVVNDCELSSPISVESPKTLSYKRKIQYPTTKKTVLEKVKVNRKADVVVPSDYKSEIKLALENFEGPDSDQELHHNPNWEII; this comes from the exons ATGCTTGAAATG GATGTGGTTTGTCCTGCTCAAAGCCAACTGCAGTCAATTGGTGACAATGTGAAacaagtttattcaaaactcATGGAAGAGAGTGATGATAATAATGATGAGGTCAATCCATCTCCACCACACGAGGCTGCATCTTCTCAAAGCCAATTGCACTTAACTGGTACTTGTGCTCAACAAGATTGTTCTGAGGACCATAAAGATGAGGCACAGCCCTCTCCACAGGGTAAGGTAACTGAAAACCACAGGGAAATAAGCCCACAACTGCCTCCGTCTCTGCCGCCACCCACCCCAGCACTAGCATTAGAAACCAAAACTCCCAATGATGATTCTGAAATTTCAACCCCATCTTTTGATTGGAATTCGATCAATAAATCTGAAAAGAATACAAAAGATCGCTCTGATTCCTCTGCTTATCTTCAAG CAAGGAAtattttgtttaaagagttcGAGGATATGGATCGTGCTGAATCAAGATTAGAAACTCATCAATCAATTGTTGATAACGTGGAACTTCATGAAAGCTGGGTTGTTGTAAACGATTGTGAGCTAAGTAGCCCAATCTCTGTTGAATCACCAAAAACTTTGTCATACAAG aGAAAGATCCAATATCCAACCACAAAAAAGACGGTTCTAGAGAAAGTGAAAGTGAATAGGAAGGCTGATGTAGTTGTACCTTCTGACTACAAAAGTGAAATTAAGTTGGCCCTTGAAAATTTTGAAGGGCCTGATTCTGATCAAGAGTTACATCACAACCCTAATTGGGAAATCATTTAA
- the LOC115697892 gene encoding uncharacterized protein LOC115697892 isoform X1, which yields MDKDVKEWLSDMYSQVVSNSIEIIDTMYKDVVCPAQSQLQSIGDNVKQVYSKLMEESDDNNDEVNPSPPHEAASSQSQLHLTGTCAQQDCSEDHKDEAQPSPQGKVTENHREISPQLPPSLPPPTPALALETKTPNDDSEISTPSFDWNSINKSEKNTKDRSDSSAYLQARNILFKEFEDMDRAESRLETHQSIVDNVELHESWVVVNDCELSSPISVESPKTLSYKRKIQYPTTKKTVLEKVKVNRKADVVVPSDYKSEIKLALENFEGPDSDQELHHNPNWEII from the exons ATGGACAAAGATGTCAAAGAGTGGTTAAGCGACATGTACTCGCAAGTGGTGTCGAACTCCATTGAGATTATTGATACCATGTATAAG GATGTGGTTTGTCCTGCTCAAAGCCAACTGCAGTCAATTGGTGACAATGTGAAacaagtttattcaaaactcATGGAAGAGAGTGATGATAATAATGATGAGGTCAATCCATCTCCACCACACGAGGCTGCATCTTCTCAAAGCCAATTGCACTTAACTGGTACTTGTGCTCAACAAGATTGTTCTGAGGACCATAAAGATGAGGCACAGCCCTCTCCACAGGGTAAGGTAACTGAAAACCACAGGGAAATAAGCCCACAACTGCCTCCGTCTCTGCCGCCACCCACCCCAGCACTAGCATTAGAAACCAAAACTCCCAATGATGATTCTGAAATTTCAACCCCATCTTTTGATTGGAATTCGATCAATAAATCTGAAAAGAATACAAAAGATCGCTCTGATTCCTCTGCTTATCTTCAAG CAAGGAAtattttgtttaaagagttcGAGGATATGGATCGTGCTGAATCAAGATTAGAAACTCATCAATCAATTGTTGATAACGTGGAACTTCATGAAAGCTGGGTTGTTGTAAACGATTGTGAGCTAAGTAGCCCAATCTCTGTTGAATCACCAAAAACTTTGTCATACAAG aGAAAGATCCAATATCCAACCACAAAAAAGACGGTTCTAGAGAAAGTGAAAGTGAATAGGAAGGCTGATGTAGTTGTACCTTCTGACTACAAAAGTGAAATTAAGTTGGCCCTTGAAAATTTTGAAGGGCCTGATTCTGATCAAGAGTTACATCACAACCCTAATTGGGAAATCATTTAA